Proteins from a single region of Arctopsyche grandis isolate Sample6627 chromosome 1, ASM5162203v2, whole genome shotgun sequence:
- the Bap170 gene encoding brahma associated protein 170kD isoform X3, whose product MTKFHIRTNSSSYQRERVAFLKELGHFHDTRGSAIRHAPIVNGKEIDLYLLYMLVTHHGGWIKVNGQGLWDIMLKQLGLPSSCVNGGVAIRQVYLRYLERWERTKGAGAAGGAGDMDGAINEVDDDRPRRSGWGTPRARNTVALTYNHTQHNVPDHIRECNGLSPLQRLGGAMERMALSLLSPLPNEQDFALNVCTILAADSANKLPVNSLPHIIDFLLGHVAVYNHPSLRDVIGNSYKEARNINMEWYWLEHSRPSGILELLDEERFPIQGLAMQAIVSQLNLKSCLTDDGTMMLPDDKELPVFEGITTAMLADEDGIFAGRCPGGARDLISRRVSQVVTIMRNISFHEENVPLLAKHQTFLRFIILCVNCSMSSTRQAGLDSLGNVASELTIRDPATCLLSRHLLATLTASLHSDDRARALSALEVLNKLAQNEANEDVLLRCLEQKVYEQVCSYLTLHDIMLLVVTLECMYALTTLGERSCDYIVKIHGVIDTLVSLITVEAQSYGPKACILMRVVETVSGTNAPNSNISSNAPPQLQTLQSSQPVSTLTPPPLVSAQTVNIQQAVPLLQVATLRPDATIQLTVNAQSPPQLQANNISVQQQHAHQQVIQENEQFALQWLRSTWEPCTPNIRLDANELYKQYLACCSKVGRKGVISPLHFPRCVRSVFGGVVGPNPIKAPNGESLQFYMGIRQRSAAQVKLITPVQSNIKSGPASPILKAQLSKAEQNRLPGSTCQVLGEAPLITTISSPVMQITPSLSASTSSAVSTTPPPSQQSSNTTLIKHLLAHKVSVAPPQHAGAADRMDRMQPQVTQRQNQQKMLGQSIAPLNSTNSPSITSPISMDIDAEALISCSTITSSGVTSTSPMQLANVKVTTSVPPGLIQDASGRILDTKDENFIKKSNPMLTNLVEKKSPPLIGISPSGPIRSNSHDESHDEPTSKKARIEESVSSTAANLYAALAASALEDEEDLLVSSSDANANANATAAATPSAVPAVTQNVIPPLASVQQEMQQSVDQVKPLPVNDVQDPEVRQVIVPAMQSQAGQIILHGNPGKGVVSSVSVPNTQFVSHPPQMQLIAQNNQQGIGFPGGVMPTKTIIILQGGNSGTPITLTVNNSGGLDENTLNNLITQATDALNQQQSLSLSHQTNNSVMQSSTGVIQTTQGMIQPNQTIIQTNAQNMLNQSNIIKQQIVQGQTQLVPSQQPVITQQPQPQIISGGQVITNQTNPQMITVQGNQAQQFGQVIGGNPQIIVGNQQLISGNQLVVGNQQIMVGNQSVIGGTHQMISNNQQYVSVPGTQQRIIVDQQGNRQILPANQNIVIANQQQTVNQEKKIVMGSPPHSQGNVTPQKILIGTSQQFSSIPGYQQVTVEGQQNNVTQSIVTRSQQKTETVQPIVKLPPVSPHKIPDEPWVCQWRGCDTVFESAAAVYSHACNVHCTRVESPCLWAHCDQLPRRRFSLMTHLQDRHCSADALKASLVQRRKGIIPSVSTPAPQPTSSVIERIDSPGSDSPNSSSHPGYAPNAALHAIKRHAVDFLNPRELMDDNEGPVTKSIRLTAALILRNIVIYSHIGRRLLRGYEPHLAGIALSSVEASRTVAQVLYDMNCI is encoded by the exons ATGACCAAATTCCACATCAGAACCAACTCCAGCAGCTATCAGCGGGAACGAGTTGCGTTCCTCAAAGAACTCGGACACTTCCACGACACCAGAGG GTCAGCTATTCGGCATGCCCCCATCGTAAATGGAAAAGAAATTGACTTATATCTTCTTTATATGTTGGTTACACACCATGGAGGGTGGATAAAG GTGAACGGTCAAGGGTTATGGGATATTATGTTGAAACAATTGGGGCTGCCATCATCTTGTGTAAATGGCGGTGTAGCTATACGTCAAGTTTATCTACGCTATCTTGAACGATGGGAGCGTACAAAAGGCGCTGGAGCTGCCGGTGGAGCCGGTGACATGGATGGGGCCATCAATGAAGTGGACGATGATCGTCCTCGACGTTCTGGCTGGGGCACCCCTCGCGCTAGGAACACCGTAGCCCTGACTTATAATCACACACAGCATAACGTTCCTG ATCATATACGGGAATGCAATGGCTTATCACCATTGCAACGACTAGGCGGCGCAATGGAAAGAATGGCACTCTCCCTTCTAAGTCCCCTACCAAATGAACAAGATTTTGCACTCAATGTTTGCACAATATTGGCTGCAGACTCGGCCAACAAATTACCTGTTAACTCTTTACCTCACattatagattttttattaGGGCACGTCGCTGTGTATAATCACC CAAGCTTACGAGATGTTATCGGTAACTCTTATAAAGAAGCCCGTAATATAAATATGGAATGGTATTGGTTGGAACACTCTCGACCTAGTGGAATTTTAGAATTGTTGGATGAAGAGCGTTTTCCGATTCAAGGTTTGGCTATGCAAGCCATTGTATCACAATTGAATCTTAAAAGCTGTCTCACTGATGACGGAACAATGATGCTCCCGGATGACAAG GAACTTCCGGTGTTTGAAGGAATAACAACCGCAATGCTTGCTGACGAGGATGGGATTTTCGCTGGTCGGTGTCCTGGAGGCGCACGAGATTTAATTTCCCGTCGCGTATCTCAAGTCGTAACTATCATGAGAAATATATCTTTCCACGAAGAAAATGTTCCTTTGCTTGCTAAACATCAAACGTTTTTACG gTTTATCATTTTGTGCGTGAACTGTTCCATGAGCTCAACTCGTCAAGCCGGACTAGATTCGCTGGGAAATGTCGCTTCTGAATTGACCATTCGCGACCCGGCCACTTGTCTGTTATCTCGACACCTCTTAGCCACTTTGACGGCTTCGTTGCATTCAGATGATCGTGCTCGGGCTCTATCAGCTTTGGAAGTATTAAACAAGCTGGCTCAAAATGAAGCCAACGAAGACGTGTTACTAAGATGCTTAGAACAAaag GTGTATGAACAAGTATGCTCATATTTGACTCTCCATGACATCATGTTACTTGTCGTAACTTTAGAATGCATGTACGCACTCACAACACTCGGCGAACGATCTTGTGATTACATAGTGAAGATTCATGGCGTTATAGATACCTTGGTCTCTTTGATTACCGTCGAG GCTCAGAGCTACGGTCCGAAAGCTTGCATTCTGATGAGAGTGGTGGAAACTGTGTCGGGAACTAACGCGCCGAATTCAAACATCTCTAGTAATGCACCACCGCAATTGCAGACTCTTCAGTCGTCTCAGCCTGTTTCCACGCTAACTCCACCTCCCTTAGTCTCTGCTCAAACAGTGAACATCCAACAGGCGGTACCATTATTGCAAGTGGCAACCTTGCGACCGGATGCCACAATTCAATTGACCGTGAATGCCCAATCGCCACCACAGCTGCAGGCCAACAATATCAGTGTGCAACAGCAGCATGCTCACCAGCAAGTTATACag GAAAATGAACAATTCGCTTTGCAATGGTTGCGCTCAACTTGGGAACCATGTACTCCGAATATAAGATTGGATGCTAACGAGCTTTATAAACAGTATTTAGCGTGTTGTTCTAAAGTTGGCAGAAAGGGTGTTATATCTCCGTTACATTTTCCGAGATGTGTCAG ATCCGTTTTTGGAGGAGTGGTCGGACCGAATCCTATTAAAGCTCCGAATGGTGAATCTTTACAATTTTACATGGGAATACGACAAAGATCTGCGGCACAAGTAAAGTTGATAACTCCAGTGCAATCTAACATTAAATCGG GACCTGCGTCTCCAATATTGAAGGCTCAGCTTAGCAAAGCTGAACAAAATAGACTACCG GGTTCAACATGTCAAGTGTTGGGAGAAGCGCCTCTGATTACTACGATATCGTCACCGGTCATGCAAATAACGCCTTCGTTATCCGCATCCACTTCGTCGGCTGTCTCGACGACTCCGCCACCGTCTCAACAATCTTCGAACACTACACTTATTAAACATTTGTTGGCGCATAAGGTTAGTGTTGCACCGCCGCAACATGCCGGTGCAGCAGATCGCATGGATCGCATGCAACCGCAG GTAACTCAAAgacaaaatcaacaaaaaatgtTGGGACAATCAATTGCGCCACTTAATAGTACAAATTCTCCTTCAATTACGAGTCCCATTTCT ATGGATATTGATGCTGAAGCTTTGATTAGTTGCAGCACAATTACATCATCTGGTGTCACTAGTACATCGCCGATGCAGTTGGCAAACGTTAAG gtGACAACATCTGTACCACCAGGCTTAATCCAAGATGCTTCAGGTAGAATTCTGGACACCaaagatgaaaattttattaaaaaatct AATCCAATGTTGACTAATTTGGTTGAGAAAAAATCTCCCCCGTTAATTGGCATCAGTCCAAGTGGCCCAATTAGATCAAACTCACACGATGAATCTCATGATGAACCTACTAGTAAAAAAGCACGGATTGAA GAAAGTGTATCATCAACAGCGGCCAATTTGTATGCTGCTTTGGCTGCGTCTGCTTTAGAAGACGAAGAAGATTTG ttggTGTCGTCTTCTGATGCCAATGCCAATGCCAATGCTACTGCTGCTGCTACTCCCTCGGCTGTCCCTGCCGTTACCCAAAACGTTATACCACCACTGGCTTCAGTACAGCAAGAAATGCAACAATCTGTGGATCAAGTTAAACCGTTGCCCGTCAACGATGTGCAAGATCCGGAAGTGAGACAAGTCATTGTGCCTGCTATGCAAAGTCAAGCTGGTCAAATTATTTTGCACG gaAATCCTGGAAAAGGTGTCGTAAGTTCAGTTAGTGTTCCCAATACACAGTTCGTCTCGCACCCTCCGCAGATGCAACTCATAGCTCAAAATAATCAACAAG GAATTGGATTTCCAGGAGGTGTTATGCCGACTAAAACTATAATAATTCTTCAAGGTGGAAATTCGGGTACACCTATCACACTCACC GTGAATAATTCCGGTGGTTTGGATGAGAACACGTTGAATAATTTGATTACACAGGCCACCGACGCTCTTAATCAACAGCAATCGTTGTCATTATCTCACCAGACCAATAATTCTGTTATGCAG TCGTCTACGGGTGTCATTCAAACGACTCAAGGAATGATCCAGCCAAACCAAACTATTATTCAGACAAATGCACAAAACATGCTGAATCAGTCAAACATCATAAAACAGCAAATCGTTCAGGGCCAAACGCAACTAGTACCGAGTCAACAACCGGTGATAACTCAACAACCACAGCCTCAGATAATATCCGGTGGGCAAGTTATCACGAATCAAACCAATCCGCAGATGATCACAGTTCAGGGAAATCAAGCGCAACAATTTGGACAGGTGATTGGAGGCAATCCGCAAATTATCGTCGGCAATCAGCAGTTGATCTCTGGAAATCAACTAGTCGTCGGCAATCAACAGATCATGGTAGGAAATCAATCGGTGATCGGAGGAACTCACCAAATGATAAGCAACAATCAGCAGTACGTTTCCGTTCCGGGAACACAGCAAAGGATCATAGTCGATCAACAGGGAAATAGACAGATTTTGCCGGCCAATCAAAACATCGTCATCGCGAATCAACAGCAAACGGTGAACCAAGAAAAGAAAATAGTCATGGGGAGTCCACCGCACTCTCAGGGCAATGTCACCCCACAGAAAATATTAATCGGAACGTCACAACAGTTCTCTAGCATTCCCGGCTATCAACAAGTTACGGTTGAGGGCCAGCAAAATAATGTCACACAGTCAATAGTTACAAGGAGTCAGCAGAAAACTGAAACTGTACAACCGATCGTG AAGTTACCACCGGTGTCTCCACATAAAATTCCTGACGAACCATGGGTGTGCCAATGGAGAGGTTGTGATAc GGTCTTCGAGAGTGCTGCGGCTGTGTATTCTCACGCGTGCAACGTTCACTGTACTCGAGTGGAATCTCCCTGTTTGTGGGCCCACTGTGATCAACTACCTCGGCGGCGTTTCTCGCTGATGACCCATCTTCAAGATCGGCATTGTTCTGCTGAT GCTCTGAAAGCATCCCTAGTTCAAAGACGAAAAGGCATAATTCCCTCAGTATCAACTCCCGCTCCACAGCCAACGTCTTCCGTGATAGAACGTATTGATTCGCCGGGTTCAGATTCTCCAAATTCTTCCTCTCATCCAGGATACGCGCCCAATGCTGCGTTGCACGCCATCAAACGTCATGCTGTAGATTTCTTAAATCCAAGGGAATTGATG GATGATAACGAAGGCCCCGTAACGAAAAGTATTCGTTTGACTGCAGCATTAATTCTGCGAAATATTGTGATCTACTCTCACATCGGTAGaag GCTGCTGCGTGGATATGAACCTCATTTAGCTGGCATCGCTCTAAGCAGTGTCGAAGCGTCTCGGACGGTAGCTCAAGTGCTGTATgatatgaattgtatataa
- the Bap170 gene encoding brahma associated protein 170kD isoform X5 — protein sequence MTKFHIRTNSSSYQRERVAFLKELGHFHDTRGSAIRHAPIVNGKEIDLYLLYMLVTHHGGWIKVNGQGLWDIMLKQLGLPSSCVNGGVAIRQVYLRYLERWERTKGAGAAGGAGDMDGAINEVDDDRPRRSGWGTPRARNTVALTYNHTQHNVPDHIRECNGLSPLQRLGGAMERMALSLLSPLPNEQDFALNVCTILAADSANKLPVNSLPHIIDFLLGHVAVYNHPSLRDVIGNSYKEARNINMEWYWLEHSRPSGILELLDEERFPIQGLAMQAIVSQLNLKSCLTDDGTMMLPDDKELPVFEGITTAMLADEDGIFAGRCPGGARDLISRRVSQVVTIMRNISFHEENVPLLAKHQTFLRFIILCVNCSMSSTRQAGLDSLGNVASELTIRDPATCLLSRHLLATLTASLHSDDRARALSALEVLNKLAQNEANEDVLLRCLEQKVYEQVCSYLTLHDIMLLVVTLECMYALTTLGERSCDYIVKIHGVIDTLVSLITVEAQSYGPKACILMRVVETVSGTNAPNSNISSNAPPQLQTLQSSQPVSTLTPPPLVSAQTVNIQQAVPLLQVATLRPDATIQLTVNAQSPPQLQANNISVQQQHAHQQVIQENEQFALQWLRSTWEPCTPNIRLDANELYKQYLACCSKVGRKGVISPLHFPRCVRSVFGGVVGPNPIKAPNGESLQFYMGIRQRSAAQVKLITPVQSNIKSGPASPILKAQLSKAEQNRLPGSTCQVLGEAPLITTISSPVMQITPSLSASTSSAVSTTPPPSQQSSNTTLIKHLLAHKVTQRQNQQKMLGQSIAPLNSTNSPSITSPISMDIDAEALISCSTITSSGVTSTSPMQLANVKVTTSVPPGLIQDASGRILDTKDENFIKKSNPMLTNLVEKKSPPLIGISPSGPIRSNSHDESHDEPTSKKARIEESVSSTAANLYAALAASALEDEEDLLVSSSDANANANATAAATPSAVPAVTQNVIPPLASVQQEMQQSVDQVKPLPVNDVQDPEVRQVIVPAMQSQAGQIILHGNPGKGVVSSVSVPNTQFVSHPPQMQLIAQNNQQGIGFPGGVMPTKTIIILQGGNSGTPITLTVNNSGGLDENTLNNLITQATDALNQQQSLSLSHQTNNSVMQSSTGVIQTTQGMIQPNQTIIQTNAQNMLNQSNIIKQQIVQGQTQLVPSQQPVITQQPQPQIISGGQVITNQTNPQMITVQGNQAQQFGQVIGGNPQIIVGNQQLISGNQLVVGNQQIMVGNQSVIGGTHQMISNNQQYVSVPGTQQRIIVDQQGNRQILPANQNIVIANQQQTVNQEKKIVMGSPPHSQGNVTPQKILIGTSQQFSSIPGYQQVTVEGQQNNVTQSIVTRSQQKTETVQPIVKLPPVSPHKIPDEPWVCQWRGCDTVFESAAAVYSHACNVHCTRVESPCLWAHCDQLPRRRFSLMTHLQDRHCSADALKASLVQRRKGIIPSVSTPAPQPTSSVIERIDSPGSDSPNSSSHPGYAPNAALHAIKRHAVDFLNPRELMQRAEASRNTVEVTDDNEGPVTKSIRLTAALILRNIVIYSHIGRRLLRGYEPHLAGIALSSVEASRTVAQVLYDMNCI from the exons ATGACCAAATTCCACATCAGAACCAACTCCAGCAGCTATCAGCGGGAACGAGTTGCGTTCCTCAAAGAACTCGGACACTTCCACGACACCAGAGG GTCAGCTATTCGGCATGCCCCCATCGTAAATGGAAAAGAAATTGACTTATATCTTCTTTATATGTTGGTTACACACCATGGAGGGTGGATAAAG GTGAACGGTCAAGGGTTATGGGATATTATGTTGAAACAATTGGGGCTGCCATCATCTTGTGTAAATGGCGGTGTAGCTATACGTCAAGTTTATCTACGCTATCTTGAACGATGGGAGCGTACAAAAGGCGCTGGAGCTGCCGGTGGAGCCGGTGACATGGATGGGGCCATCAATGAAGTGGACGATGATCGTCCTCGACGTTCTGGCTGGGGCACCCCTCGCGCTAGGAACACCGTAGCCCTGACTTATAATCACACACAGCATAACGTTCCTG ATCATATACGGGAATGCAATGGCTTATCACCATTGCAACGACTAGGCGGCGCAATGGAAAGAATGGCACTCTCCCTTCTAAGTCCCCTACCAAATGAACAAGATTTTGCACTCAATGTTTGCACAATATTGGCTGCAGACTCGGCCAACAAATTACCTGTTAACTCTTTACCTCACattatagattttttattaGGGCACGTCGCTGTGTATAATCACC CAAGCTTACGAGATGTTATCGGTAACTCTTATAAAGAAGCCCGTAATATAAATATGGAATGGTATTGGTTGGAACACTCTCGACCTAGTGGAATTTTAGAATTGTTGGATGAAGAGCGTTTTCCGATTCAAGGTTTGGCTATGCAAGCCATTGTATCACAATTGAATCTTAAAAGCTGTCTCACTGATGACGGAACAATGATGCTCCCGGATGACAAG GAACTTCCGGTGTTTGAAGGAATAACAACCGCAATGCTTGCTGACGAGGATGGGATTTTCGCTGGTCGGTGTCCTGGAGGCGCACGAGATTTAATTTCCCGTCGCGTATCTCAAGTCGTAACTATCATGAGAAATATATCTTTCCACGAAGAAAATGTTCCTTTGCTTGCTAAACATCAAACGTTTTTACG gTTTATCATTTTGTGCGTGAACTGTTCCATGAGCTCAACTCGTCAAGCCGGACTAGATTCGCTGGGAAATGTCGCTTCTGAATTGACCATTCGCGACCCGGCCACTTGTCTGTTATCTCGACACCTCTTAGCCACTTTGACGGCTTCGTTGCATTCAGATGATCGTGCTCGGGCTCTATCAGCTTTGGAAGTATTAAACAAGCTGGCTCAAAATGAAGCCAACGAAGACGTGTTACTAAGATGCTTAGAACAAaag GTGTATGAACAAGTATGCTCATATTTGACTCTCCATGACATCATGTTACTTGTCGTAACTTTAGAATGCATGTACGCACTCACAACACTCGGCGAACGATCTTGTGATTACATAGTGAAGATTCATGGCGTTATAGATACCTTGGTCTCTTTGATTACCGTCGAG GCTCAGAGCTACGGTCCGAAAGCTTGCATTCTGATGAGAGTGGTGGAAACTGTGTCGGGAACTAACGCGCCGAATTCAAACATCTCTAGTAATGCACCACCGCAATTGCAGACTCTTCAGTCGTCTCAGCCTGTTTCCACGCTAACTCCACCTCCCTTAGTCTCTGCTCAAACAGTGAACATCCAACAGGCGGTACCATTATTGCAAGTGGCAACCTTGCGACCGGATGCCACAATTCAATTGACCGTGAATGCCCAATCGCCACCACAGCTGCAGGCCAACAATATCAGTGTGCAACAGCAGCATGCTCACCAGCAAGTTATACag GAAAATGAACAATTCGCTTTGCAATGGTTGCGCTCAACTTGGGAACCATGTACTCCGAATATAAGATTGGATGCTAACGAGCTTTATAAACAGTATTTAGCGTGTTGTTCTAAAGTTGGCAGAAAGGGTGTTATATCTCCGTTACATTTTCCGAGATGTGTCAG ATCCGTTTTTGGAGGAGTGGTCGGACCGAATCCTATTAAAGCTCCGAATGGTGAATCTTTACAATTTTACATGGGAATACGACAAAGATCTGCGGCACAAGTAAAGTTGATAACTCCAGTGCAATCTAACATTAAATCGG GACCTGCGTCTCCAATATTGAAGGCTCAGCTTAGCAAAGCTGAACAAAATAGACTACCG GGTTCAACATGTCAAGTGTTGGGAGAAGCGCCTCTGATTACTACGATATCGTCACCGGTCATGCAAATAACGCCTTCGTTATCCGCATCCACTTCGTCGGCTGTCTCGACGACTCCGCCACCGTCTCAACAATCTTCGAACACTACACTTATTAAACATTTGTTGGCGCATAAG GTAACTCAAAgacaaaatcaacaaaaaatgtTGGGACAATCAATTGCGCCACTTAATAGTACAAATTCTCCTTCAATTACGAGTCCCATTTCT ATGGATATTGATGCTGAAGCTTTGATTAGTTGCAGCACAATTACATCATCTGGTGTCACTAGTACATCGCCGATGCAGTTGGCAAACGTTAAG gtGACAACATCTGTACCACCAGGCTTAATCCAAGATGCTTCAGGTAGAATTCTGGACACCaaagatgaaaattttattaaaaaatct AATCCAATGTTGACTAATTTGGTTGAGAAAAAATCTCCCCCGTTAATTGGCATCAGTCCAAGTGGCCCAATTAGATCAAACTCACACGATGAATCTCATGATGAACCTACTAGTAAAAAAGCACGGATTGAA GAAAGTGTATCATCAACAGCGGCCAATTTGTATGCTGCTTTGGCTGCGTCTGCTTTAGAAGACGAAGAAGATTTG ttggTGTCGTCTTCTGATGCCAATGCCAATGCCAATGCTACTGCTGCTGCTACTCCCTCGGCTGTCCCTGCCGTTACCCAAAACGTTATACCACCACTGGCTTCAGTACAGCAAGAAATGCAACAATCTGTGGATCAAGTTAAACCGTTGCCCGTCAACGATGTGCAAGATCCGGAAGTGAGACAAGTCATTGTGCCTGCTATGCAAAGTCAAGCTGGTCAAATTATTTTGCACG gaAATCCTGGAAAAGGTGTCGTAAGTTCAGTTAGTGTTCCCAATACACAGTTCGTCTCGCACCCTCCGCAGATGCAACTCATAGCTCAAAATAATCAACAAG GAATTGGATTTCCAGGAGGTGTTATGCCGACTAAAACTATAATAATTCTTCAAGGTGGAAATTCGGGTACACCTATCACACTCACC GTGAATAATTCCGGTGGTTTGGATGAGAACACGTTGAATAATTTGATTACACAGGCCACCGACGCTCTTAATCAACAGCAATCGTTGTCATTATCTCACCAGACCAATAATTCTGTTATGCAG TCGTCTACGGGTGTCATTCAAACGACTCAAGGAATGATCCAGCCAAACCAAACTATTATTCAGACAAATGCACAAAACATGCTGAATCAGTCAAACATCATAAAACAGCAAATCGTTCAGGGCCAAACGCAACTAGTACCGAGTCAACAACCGGTGATAACTCAACAACCACAGCCTCAGATAATATCCGGTGGGCAAGTTATCACGAATCAAACCAATCCGCAGATGATCACAGTTCAGGGAAATCAAGCGCAACAATTTGGACAGGTGATTGGAGGCAATCCGCAAATTATCGTCGGCAATCAGCAGTTGATCTCTGGAAATCAACTAGTCGTCGGCAATCAACAGATCATGGTAGGAAATCAATCGGTGATCGGAGGAACTCACCAAATGATAAGCAACAATCAGCAGTACGTTTCCGTTCCGGGAACACAGCAAAGGATCATAGTCGATCAACAGGGAAATAGACAGATTTTGCCGGCCAATCAAAACATCGTCATCGCGAATCAACAGCAAACGGTGAACCAAGAAAAGAAAATAGTCATGGGGAGTCCACCGCACTCTCAGGGCAATGTCACCCCACAGAAAATATTAATCGGAACGTCACAACAGTTCTCTAGCATTCCCGGCTATCAACAAGTTACGGTTGAGGGCCAGCAAAATAATGTCACACAGTCAATAGTTACAAGGAGTCAGCAGAAAACTGAAACTGTACAACCGATCGTG AAGTTACCACCGGTGTCTCCACATAAAATTCCTGACGAACCATGGGTGTGCCAATGGAGAGGTTGTGATAc GGTCTTCGAGAGTGCTGCGGCTGTGTATTCTCACGCGTGCAACGTTCACTGTACTCGAGTGGAATCTCCCTGTTTGTGGGCCCACTGTGATCAACTACCTCGGCGGCGTTTCTCGCTGATGACCCATCTTCAAGATCGGCATTGTTCTGCTGAT GCTCTGAAAGCATCCCTAGTTCAAAGACGAAAAGGCATAATTCCCTCAGTATCAACTCCCGCTCCACAGCCAACGTCTTCCGTGATAGAACGTATTGATTCGCCGGGTTCAGATTCTCCAAATTCTTCCTCTCATCCAGGATACGCGCCCAATGCTGCGTTGCACGCCATCAAACGTCATGCTGTAGATTTCTTAAATCCAAGGGAATTGATG CAACGAGCCGAAGCAAGCAGAAATACTGTAGAAGTAACG GATGATAACGAAGGCCCCGTAACGAAAAGTATTCGTTTGACTGCAGCATTAATTCTGCGAAATATTGTGATCTACTCTCACATCGGTAGaag GCTGCTGCGTGGATATGAACCTCATTTAGCTGGCATCGCTCTAAGCAGTGTCGAAGCGTCTCGGACGGTAGCTCAAGTGCTGTATgatatgaattgtatataa